The genomic region TGATTTCGTATCTGGCCAAGCCCCCGCCTCCGTGACATGCATGTTTTAAAACCGTTGGCGGCGAGAGCAAAAACCTCTTTCGCGTTTCGCCGCTTCAACTTGTCTGCATTAAATGTCATAAAACACCAAGAGCCATTTAAATCAAAGAGTAACGAGGACAGGCATGACAGGCCGTACGATACTGATTGTGGACGATGACGAAGATCTCCGTTCCATCCTCGTCGAACAGCTGGAGCTGTGCGAAGAATTCCAGATTCTGCAGGAAGACAATGCCACCAAGGGCATTCAGACTGCGCGAAACGGCATTGTAGACCTCCTGATCATGGATGTCGGCTTGCCGGATATGGACGGACGTGAAGCTGTAAAGCTGCTCCGTAAAGGCGGCTTCAAGGCGCCGATCATCATGCTCACCGGTCACGATACGGAATCGGATACGATTCTCGGCCTCGAATCGGGTGCCAACGATTACGTCACCAAGCCGTTCAAATTTGCAGTGCTTCTGGCCCGCGTGCGTGCGCAGCTGCGCCAGCACGAACAGAGCGAGGATGCGACCTTCATCGTCGGCCCCTATACGTTCAAGCCCGGCCAGAAGCTGCTGATCGACGAGAAGGGCAGCAAGATTCGCCTCACCGAAAAGGAAGCGGCGATCATCAAGTACCTCTATCGCGCCGGAGACAAGGTTATCGGCCGCGATGTCCTGCTGGAAGAAGTGTGGGGTTACAATTCGGGCGTCACCACGCACACGCTGGAAACCCATGTCTATCGTCTGCGCCAGAAAATAGAAAAAGACCCGTCCAATGCGGCGCTTCTGGTCACAGAAAGCGGGGGATACAAGCTTGTCCCATGATGGACAACGCCTGATGCAGGTGTATTGACGATCCATGGCGCTTGATGACGATATTCGCATTCTCGGCACGGTGGGCCTGTTCGAGTCTTTCACGGCCGAACAGCTGCGGTTGCTTGCCTTCGGTGCCGAACGCCTTGTTCTCAGAGCCGGTCGCGAGCTTTTCCGGGAAGGGCAAAGCGCCGACTGCGCCTATATCGTCGTATCGGGCAGCATTACCCTGTTTCACGAACAAAACGAGGGGCGGGTTGCCATCCGCCCCGTCGGCCCCGGCGCCATGATCGGAGAAATGGCCCTCATCGCCCAGACCTCGCGTCTAACCGGTGCTGTCGCCGAAGCCGAAACCGAAGTCATCCGCATCAGCCGCGCAATCTTTCGGCGTATTCTGGAAGAATATCCGGAAGCGGCAGCCGCGCTTCATTCCCACATCAGCCGCAACCTGCTGGAATTGATCGGCGAAATCGAAAAGGTCGCGCCGCGGCTCAACGACGATTGACCTTTTTCACAGCTCAATCACCCTTTTCGTGCCGATGGCGTCCAGGAAAGCCTGATCGTGACTCACAACGATGAGCGCCCCTTCATATGCATTGAGCGCGGTTTCAAGCGCTTCGATGGAATCGAGGTCCAGATGATTGGTCGGCTCATCGAGGATCAGGAGTTCGGGAAGTTCGGTTCCGCCCAGGACGCAGGCAAGTGCCGCGCGTAACAGCTCGCCGCCGCTGAGCCCCCCGGCAAATCGCGAGGCTCCCTCGCCACGGAAGGAAAACCGCGCCAGCGCGGCGCGCGCTTCATTGTCGTTGGATCCGGGATTGAGACGACGATAATTTTCATAAAGGGTCTGACCGCGATCCATGAGACTCATCTGCTGGTCGAACATCGCCGTTCGCGCGGGACGTATGACGGTCCCAGCCACCGGCTGAAGCTCTCCCGTCATCAGCCGCAGCAGACTGGTCTTGCCCGCGCCGTTCGGCCCCGAGACGACCACCCGCTCGGCGCCCACGATCTTCAACGACAGATTACAGATGACCGGGCGGTCGGCCCGTGGACCACCAGAGACATTCTGCATATCCAGCATCACGCGACCGGAAGGTGGAACCGCGCCCGCCACATCGAAATGCATCGGCTTCACGCGCTCGACTTTTGCCTCGGCCTCCCGCAGTTGCTCGCTGGCACGGCTGGACTGACGTTCCGCCAGCGCAGCACCCCGGCCTTTCGACTGTTGCGCACGATCTTCCCGTGCGTCGAGCAAAAGCTTGCTCATGCCCGCGTCAGCGCGCGACTTGTGACCGCGCGCGTCGCTGCGAGCCTGTCTTTCGGCTGCGGCCTGAGCCTTGCGTTCGACCTGCCTGACCTCGCGCCGCGCTGTAGCTAGATCGCGTGCCGCCGTCTCACGCTCCTCTGCCCTCTTCCCCTGATAGAAATCCCAGTTGCCGCCGTAAAGCCGGAGCCCGTCGGGGGACAATTCCGCGATCATATCCAAAGACTGCAACAGCTCGCGATCGTGGCTGACCACGACGGCCGCGCCCCGCCAGGCGGTCAGCAAGTCGGCCACAGCCAGGCGACCGGCGCGATCGAGATTATTGGTCGGCTCATCCAGGAGAATGAGATCGGGCTTATGAAAGATGAGGGCGGCGAGCGCCGCCCGCGTTTGCTGGCCTCCGCTCAAGGCTGAAAGTGGAGTGTCGGGAGTCATATCGGGCAGGCCAAGCCCCTGCAGCGCGTCCGTAAAGCGCTGCGGCAAGAGCCAGTCGGCCTCGTCCAGATCGCTCTCGCTGGCCACGCCCTGTTCGACGCGTGCCAGAATATCGAAACCGGTCCGTGCCACGAAAAGACCCGCCAGCGTCTCGGCATCGCCACCGCCGATGTTCTGCCGCAGCATGCCGATGCTTCCGGTTGCGGTCACACTTCCATTTGTCGGAAGCAGTATCCCGCTCATGATGCGCAATAGCGTTGATTTACCGACACCATTGCGTCCGACCAGACCGATGCGGCCTGCGGTTACACTGAAATTGACGGATTCGAAAAGAGTACGGCCATCAGCCGTGACGAAGGAAACACCCTGAAGTGTCAGAAGAGAGGACATAGCGAGCCATGGATTGGTTGAACACACTGGTCATTTGAAACAGTGCTGCATAATCCATTGCTCTTGGCTCCTTGTCTGAACTCGCCTCTATATAGAGGCTGCTGACCCGTTAATCCAGATTAAATGTCGCGATAACCGGAACGTGGTCGGACGGGCGATCCCAACCGCGCGCGTCCCGGAGAATTTGCAGGCCCTGAATGTGCTGCTCCAGGTCACCCGAACCCCAGACGTGATCCAGCCTGCGGCCACGATCAGATTCGGCCCAGTCCTTGGCGCGATAGCTCCACCAGGTGAAGATTTTCTGGTCTGCCGGAATAAGCTGCCGCATCAGGTCGCTCCATCCGCCTTTCACACGCAGGTCTTCCAGCGTCTCGGTTTCGATCGGCGTATGGCTGACGATCTTGAGCAATTGCTTATGCGACCAGACATCGTTTTCGAGCGGGGCGATATTGAGATCGCCAACGAGAACCGATGAATGTCCGTCCTGCCGGTCGGCGACAATGGCGCGCATTTCCTCGAGAAAAGCCAGCTTGTGCGCGAACTTCGGATTGATCTGCGGGTCCGGCTCATCGCCCCCCGCCGGAACATAGAAATTGTGGATGCGGAGCTTTTTGCCGCC from Brucella intermedia LMG 3301 harbors:
- a CDS encoding response regulator transcription factor codes for the protein MTGRTILIVDDDEDLRSILVEQLELCEEFQILQEDNATKGIQTARNGIVDLLIMDVGLPDMDGREAVKLLRKGGFKAPIIMLTGHDTESDTILGLESGANDYVTKPFKFAVLLARVRAQLRQHEQSEDATFIVGPYTFKPGQKLLIDEKGSKIRLTEKEAAIIKYLYRAGDKVIGRDVLLEEVWGYNSGVTTHTLETHVYRLRQKIEKDPSNAALLVTESGGYKLVP
- a CDS encoding cyclic nucleotide-binding domain-containing protein, whose amino-acid sequence is MALDDDIRILGTVGLFESFTAEQLRLLAFGAERLVLRAGRELFREGQSADCAYIVVSGSITLFHEQNEGRVAIRPVGPGAMIGEMALIAQTSRLTGAVAEAETEVIRISRAIFRRILEEYPEAAAALHSHISRNLLELIGEIEKVAPRLNDD
- a CDS encoding ABC-F family ATP-binding cassette domain-containing protein translates to MSSLLTLQGVSFVTADGRTLFESVNFSVTAGRIGLVGRNGVGKSTLLRIMSGILLPTNGSVTATGSIGMLRQNIGGGDAETLAGLFVARTGFDILARVEQGVASESDLDEADWLLPQRFTDALQGLGLPDMTPDTPLSALSGGQQTRAALAALIFHKPDLILLDEPTNNLDRAGRLAVADLLTAWRGAAVVVSHDRELLQSLDMIAELSPDGLRLYGGNWDFYQGKRAEERETAARDLATARREVRQVERKAQAAAERQARSDARGHKSRADAGMSKLLLDAREDRAQQSKGRGAALAERQSSRASEQLREAEAKVERVKPMHFDVAGAVPPSGRVMLDMQNVSGGPRADRPVICNLSLKIVGAERVVVSGPNGAGKTSLLRLMTGELQPVAGTVIRPARTAMFDQQMSLMDRGQTLYENYRRLNPGSNDNEARAALARFSFRGEGASRFAGGLSGGELLRAALACVLGGTELPELLILDEPTNHLDLDSIEALETALNAYEGALIVVSHDQAFLDAIGTKRVIEL
- a CDS encoding exodeoxyribonuclease III — encoded protein: MAFSVATWNINSVRLRMPLVEQFLRDYQPDVLCLQETKCPDNLFPSKGFRALGYEHIAISGQKGYHGVATVSKRPLTGVEKIGFCDMGDCRHLSAVVEAGGKKLRIHNFYVPAGGDEPDPQINPKFAHKLAFLEEMRAIVADRQDGHSSVLVGDLNIAPLENDVWSHKQLLKIVSHTPIETETLEDLRVKGGWSDLMRQLIPADQKIFTWWSYRAKDWAESDRGRRLDHVWGSGDLEQHIQGLQILRDARGWDRPSDHVPVIATFNLD